The following proteins are encoded in a genomic region of Nicotiana sylvestris chromosome 4, ASM39365v2, whole genome shotgun sequence:
- the LOC138890568 gene encoding uncharacterized protein translates to MKELCVCEYVGGVRDVGRAAAMAVMGGELGVFLEKKMRNGGGMGKSHVLTGSFTIPCTIGNFAFAKALCDLRASINLMPLAIYKRLGIGRARTTSMLLQLDDRTVKRPSGILDDVLIQVGKFVFPADFVILDCKVDEEIPILLGRPFLATGRDLINYETGELKMRLNDEEITFNVQKYMR, encoded by the exons atgaaggagTTGTGCGTGTGTGAGTATGTTGGAGGTGTGAGGGACGTGGGGagggcagcagccatggctgtcaTGGGAGGGGAGCTAGGGgtgtttttggagaagaagatgaGGAATGGGGGGGGGATG ggcaaaagtCACGTGCTTACAGGGAGCTTTACAATTCCCTGCACTATTGGTAACTTCGCTTTCGCCAAAGCACTTTGTGATTTAAGGGCcagcataaatcttatgcccctaGCGATTTATAAGAGgttggggattggaagagctagaaccacctctatgttgttgcagTTGGATGACAGGACTGTAAAAAGACCCTCAGGTATCctggatgatgtgttgattcaggtagggaaatttgtgttccctgcagattttgtgatcttagactgcaaggtggatgaagaaattcccatacttttgggaaggccgttcttGGCCACTGGGAGAGATCTCATTAATTATGAgactggggagctcaagatgagattgaacgatgaagagataacattcaatgtgcaaaAATATATGAGgtga